CGATGCGAGGACTCGGAAGAGTCGGCTGCCCCACGGCGCGCGGCGCGCGGGGCGGGGGCGCGGGGGGCCGATGAGTTCGCTGCGCATCCTCGGAATCGATCCCGGTTCCCGCCGCACCGGCTACGCCTTGGCCGAGTTCCGCGGAGGCGAGATCGTGGCGCTGGAGCTGGGGTCCTGGTCGCTTCCGGCGCGCGGGCGGCGGAGCGCGGCGCTGGCCCGGCTCCTGGGCGAGGTGGAGGCGTGGCTGGCCGATCGGCACCCCGACGTCGCCGCGGTCGAGGGCCTGTTCCAGCACCGGAACGTCCGCTCGGCCCTGGCGCTGGCCGAGGCGCGGGGAGTGGTGCTCGCCGCGCTGGGGCGCGCGGGCATCGACGTCGTCGAGTACGCGCCGGCCGCGATCAAGAAGTGCGTCTGCGGGAACGGGACGGCGCCCAAGGACCAGGTCCGCAGGGCGCTGGCGCGGACCGTTCCCGGGCTCTCGCGCTTTCCGCTGGCGGACTATCCCGAGGACGCCACCGACGCGCTGGCGGCGGCCGTCTGCCACCGGGCCCACGCCTCCTTCGAGGGAGCGAGCGTG
The genomic region above belongs to Acidobacteriota bacterium and contains:
- a CDS encoding crossover junction endodeoxyribonuclease RuvC — its product is MSSLRILGIDPGSRRTGYALAEFRGGEIVALELGSWSLPARGRRSAALARLLGEVEAWLADRHPDVAAVEGLFQHRNVRSALALAEARGVVLAALGRAGIDVVEYAPAAIKKCVCGNGTAPKDQVRRALARTVPGLSRFPLADYPEDATDALAAAVCHRAHASFEGASVR